In a single window of the uncultured Dysgonomonas sp. genome:
- a CDS encoding ABC transporter permease, giving the protein MTQETGIFTIFKREWLRISTSKICIWGIFVAPLLSMIILLWMMSSGLPSRIPIAVVDLDNTTTTRTLIRQLDAFEKTDIKYKSLSFREARQQMERMEIYAILTIPKDFTKDAISGNRPKLVYYTNNAFLISGSLLFQDLKTISTLASASVGLQTAEAKGFTENQIMPILQPITIDAHPLGNPWLNYSVYLNNILMPGILQLIILMFTVSCFGSEIKAGNGRYLMAMGDNSILKVIIGKLLPYTIIYTGIAFFFISIFYYINKFPLHSGFWPMFLNYFCLILAAQGMGVILLGIFRNYRLSLSIASLIGMVSFSITGFSFSTLAMDGSLSALSNFFPLRHFFLIYVDQALNGVPVGYSMYQYAALLMFLLLAVFFFGVIRKMLTDNIYEE; this is encoded by the coding sequence ATGACTCAAGAGACTGGTATATTCACAATATTCAAAAGAGAATGGCTGCGCATCTCTACCTCCAAGATATGTATCTGGGGGATATTTGTCGCTCCTTTACTATCCATGATCATATTATTGTGGATGATGAGCAGCGGGCTGCCGTCACGCATCCCTATAGCCGTAGTAGACCTTGATAATACAACCACAACACGTACGCTGATCCGTCAGCTAGATGCTTTTGAGAAAACAGACATCAAATACAAAAGCCTTTCTTTCAGGGAAGCAAGACAGCAGATGGAGCGGATGGAAATATATGCGATATTGACCATCCCAAAAGATTTTACAAAAGACGCCATATCGGGAAACCGCCCTAAACTTGTATATTATACAAACAATGCATTCCTTATATCCGGCTCTCTCCTGTTTCAGGACTTAAAGACAATATCTACGCTGGCCTCCGCCTCGGTAGGATTACAAACAGCCGAAGCAAAGGGATTTACAGAAAACCAAATAATGCCGATACTACAACCGATAACGATAGATGCGCACCCCTTGGGTAACCCTTGGCTCAACTATTCGGTTTATCTGAATAATATACTGATGCCCGGAATACTGCAGCTAATCATACTGATGTTTACAGTATCCTGTTTCGGTTCGGAAATAAAAGCCGGTAACGGACGTTATCTGATGGCAATGGGAGACAACTCGATATTAAAGGTAATCATTGGAAAATTATTGCCATATACGATTATCTATACGGGTATTGCCTTCTTTTTCATATCAATATTCTATTATATCAATAAGTTCCCACTGCATAGTGGATTCTGGCCAATGTTCCTGAATTATTTCTGCCTGATTCTGGCTGCACAGGGAATGGGGGTTATCCTGCTGGGTATATTCCGCAACTATCGCTTGTCTTTAAGTATTGCAAGCCTTATAGGAATGGTATCGTTCTCTATCACCGGATTTTCATTTTCCACGTTGGCAATGGATGGTAGTTTAAGTGCGTTGAGTAACTTTTTCCCTCTGCGTCATTTCTTTCTTATATATGTAGACCAGGCACTCAATGGTGTCCCTGTAGGATATTCCATGTATCAGTATGCAGCCTTACTCATGTTTCTATTGCTTGCGGTCTTTTTCTTCGGTGTGATCAGAAAAATGCTGACGGATAATATATATGAAGAGTAA
- a CDS encoding HlyD family efflux transporter periplasmic adaptor subunit, which produces MDTENKKSGSKLIPILVFATIIIVVGLYGFFFLNQEDNIIQGEADVTEVRISSKVPGRISRYLVDEGSFVKKGDTLAILSIPDIDAKLAQASAAEQGAAAQNQKAIKGARVEQIQGAYEMWQKAKVGVDIARKSFTRVQNLYNKGVVTAQKRDEVEAQLNAAIATEKAAKSQYDMAVNGAEREDKEAALALLERAKGAVAEVASYISESFLISPTDGKVTEKFPNEGELVGTGAPIMNVAKLDDKWGSFNIREDRLKDYKDLGKTFKAYVPALDQEVEMTVYYVKDLGSYAAWKATKTTGQYDRKTFEVKARFNDKSIDVLPGMSLIIKE; this is translated from the coding sequence ATGGATACAGAAAACAAAAAATCAGGATCGAAACTTATACCAATACTGGTTTTCGCAACAATAATCATTGTAGTGGGCCTTTATGGCTTCTTTTTCCTCAATCAGGAAGATAACATCATACAAGGAGAGGCCGACGTTACAGAGGTCCGCATATCCAGTAAAGTGCCTGGACGTATCTCCCGATACCTCGTAGACGAAGGTAGCTTTGTAAAGAAAGGGGATACACTGGCTATACTTAGCATCCCGGATATAGATGCCAAACTGGCTCAGGCCAGTGCAGCTGAACAGGGTGCTGCCGCACAGAATCAGAAAGCTATAAAAGGTGCGCGTGTGGAACAAATTCAAGGTGCATATGAAATGTGGCAAAAAGCCAAAGTGGGCGTAGACATAGCCCGGAAGTCGTTCACGAGAGTACAAAATTTATATAACAAAGGTGTAGTAACAGCCCAAAAACGGGACGAAGTAGAAGCTCAGCTTAATGCCGCTATCGCTACGGAAAAAGCAGCAAAATCACAGTATGACATGGCTGTGAATGGAGCTGAAAGAGAAGACAAAGAAGCAGCTCTGGCTTTACTAGAGAGGGCAAAAGGTGCAGTTGCAGAAGTAGCTTCATACATATCGGAAAGCTTCCTGATATCACCGACCGACGGTAAAGTAACCGAGAAATTCCCTAATGAAGGCGAACTTGTAGGAACAGGAGCCCCAATAATGAATGTAGCCAAACTGGATGACAAATGGGGTTCATTCAACATCCGCGAAGACCGCCTGAAAGATTATAAAGATCTGGGTAAAACATTCAAGGCGTATGTGCCGGCACTGGATCAGGAAGTGGAGATGACCGTCTACTATGTGAAAGACCTTGGTTCATATGCCGCATGGAAAGCGACAAAAACTACAGGGCAATACGACCGTAAAACGTTTGAAGTGAAAGCCCGGTTCAATGATAAATCGATAGATGTGCTTCCGGGAATGTCCCTGATCATAAAAGAATAA
- a CDS encoding Gfo/Idh/MocA family oxidoreductase — protein sequence MGRKIRMGMIGGGEGSFIGPVHRIAAFLDGQIELVCGCFSSSFENTKATAGALFIPENRAYRTFTEMIEKEALLPEGERMDFVAIVTPNHLHFEPAILALNNGFHVVLDKPMTFTLEQAYQLREKVKETRLLFALTHTYTGYPMIKEARHRVHRGDFGKIRRIYAEYPQGWLSEDIAGENKQAAWRVDPRRAGKGGCMGDIGVHAYNLAEYISGLEVDELCAELNTFVPNRILDDDGVVMIRYKGGAKGMLAASQIAIGEENDLTIRIYGEKGGLSWRQEEPNTLILKWADKPNEIIRTGSGYTSSLSQHSTRVPGGHPEGYIEAFANIYRNFSLALGCILNGNEPKPEYLDFPTVEDGVRGMQFIETVVASSESEDKWMRMIC from the coding sequence ATGGGACGAAAAATAAGAATGGGAATGATTGGAGGAGGAGAAGGCTCCTTTATCGGTCCTGTACATCGTATTGCCGCGTTTCTCGATGGGCAAATCGAGTTGGTATGCGGATGCTTCAGCTCCTCTTTCGAAAACACGAAAGCTACAGCCGGGGCATTATTTATTCCTGAGAACCGGGCATACCGGACATTTACCGAGATGATAGAGAAAGAGGCTTTGCTTCCCGAAGGAGAGCGAATGGATTTTGTGGCTATTGTAACGCCGAACCACTTACATTTCGAACCTGCGATATTGGCCCTCAATAATGGATTCCATGTAGTATTGGATAAGCCTATGACTTTCACTTTGGAGCAGGCATACCAATTAAGAGAAAAAGTTAAGGAAACTAGGCTTTTATTCGCATTAACACATACATACACCGGGTATCCGATGATAAAAGAAGCACGCCATCGTGTCCACAGAGGAGATTTTGGTAAAATCCGCCGTATATATGCGGAATATCCGCAAGGATGGCTGTCGGAAGATATTGCCGGAGAAAACAAACAGGCCGCATGGAGAGTAGATCCCCGGCGAGCCGGCAAGGGTGGCTGTATGGGAGATATAGGCGTACATGCTTACAATCTGGCCGAATACATTTCAGGCCTGGAAGTGGATGAATTATGTGCCGAGCTAAACACATTCGTACCCAATCGTATATTGGACGATGATGGGGTAGTTATGATCCGCTACAAAGGAGGAGCTAAAGGTATGCTGGCAGCCTCACAAATAGCCATTGGAGAAGAAAACGACCTGACAATCCGTATTTACGGAGAAAAAGGCGGTTTATCGTGGCGACAGGAAGAGCCAAACACTTTAATCCTTAAATGGGCTGATAAACCGAATGAAATAATCCGTACAGGATCAGGCTATACGTCTTCCCTCTCACAACACAGCACACGTGTTCCCGGAGGTCATCCCGAAGGCTATATAGAAGCATTCGCTAATATTTACCGGAACTTTTCGCTGGCTTTAGGCTGTATTCTGAACGGAAATGAGCCGAAACCTGAATATCTTGATTTTCCTACCGTAGAAGATGGCGTGAGAGGTATGCAATTTATAGAAACCGTTGTAGCGTCATCAGAAAGTGAAGATAAGTGGATGAGGATGATTTGTTAG
- a CDS encoding FAD-binding and (Fe-S)-binding domain-containing protein yields MLPANYQQLKDELSKTIPAKRIITNPLQLLAYGTDASFYRLIPKIVVQVHTEEEAVEVIRQTGRLNLPVTYRAAGTSLSGQAISDSVLMVATHEWRKYTILDDDGMKIRLQPGITGARANIYLQPFGRKIGPDPASINAAMIGGIAANNASGMCCGTAQNSYKTIADIRIVLYDGTILDTSDEESKKAFNAKHPDIIKEIEQLRDDIKSDTVLDERIRRKFKIKNTTGYSINALVDYQDPFDIIKHLMIGSEGTLAFISDITYHTVTDEKYKACALMIFETIELACEAVPLLRESPVSAVELLDRDSIRSVEDDPDAPDYFRTMPETACVLLVEIQANEKADMDARETAVRKAVETIPTIQPYRFTSDPKEYNFNWKARKGLLSSVGGLRKTGTTCIIEDVAFPVPRLAEACIALKALFKKYEYHDAVLFGHALEGNLHLNFSQDFSTPSEVQRYADMMDELADIVVNKFDGSLKAEHGTGRNMAPFVEKEWGEAAYRIMLRIKKIFDPYHLINPGVVINENPKIHLENLKPLPAVNEIVDKCMECGFCEPNCVSEGLTLSPRQRIVIAREISRLKTQGENPARLKQMLHDAKYYSDETCATDGLCGLICPVKIDTGKFVKDLRHNEASDTAKSVASYIGNRMAGTTSLMRGGLNFVHAFHTILGDTLMGGIASAMRTASLKNIPKWNKDMPRGAHKIKDSVVNEGQADKVVYFPSCINRSMGKSNGYEKGDVELTQKTKELLQRAGFTIIYPEGINHLCCGMAFSSKGLKEEGSRKSKELEDALYKASEGGKYPVLFDMSPCFYTFHEAYTNKDLKIYDPIEFMIDFVMPKLQVNNPREVVTVFPVCSVKKIGMEQKLLQLAKMCSKEVAFVESNCCGFAGDRGFTYPELNKHGLRHLSEQVPADCKDGYSTSRTCEIGMSEYSDINFKSIFYLIDEVTR; encoded by the coding sequence ATGCTACCTGCTAATTATCAGCAATTAAAAGACGAATTGTCGAAAACAATTCCGGCCAAACGCATTATTACAAATCCGTTGCAATTATTAGCTTACGGAACTGACGCCAGCTTTTACCGGCTGATTCCGAAAATAGTAGTACAAGTACATACAGAAGAGGAAGCCGTAGAGGTAATCCGCCAAACCGGACGTTTGAATCTTCCCGTAACATACCGGGCAGCAGGTACAAGCCTTTCGGGACAAGCAATTTCCGACTCAGTACTCATGGTAGCAACTCACGAATGGCGTAAATATACCATTCTGGACGATGATGGCATGAAAATCAGGCTGCAACCGGGGATCACAGGCGCCAGGGCTAACATCTACCTGCAACCGTTCGGTCGGAAAATCGGTCCTGATCCAGCATCGATAAATGCAGCCATGATTGGTGGAATAGCCGCCAATAATGCCAGCGGGATGTGTTGCGGCACAGCTCAGAACTCATATAAAACAATTGCTGATATCCGTATCGTACTCTACGATGGCACCATTCTCGATACATCCGACGAGGAAAGTAAAAAAGCATTCAATGCAAAACACCCCGACATAATAAAGGAAATAGAACAATTAAGGGACGATATTAAGTCTGACACTGTTTTAGACGAACGCATCAGGCGTAAATTCAAAATTAAAAATACAACCGGCTACAGCATTAACGCTCTGGTAGACTACCAAGACCCTTTCGATATCATCAAACACCTGATGATAGGCTCGGAAGGGACACTCGCCTTTATATCCGACATCACCTATCATACCGTTACCGACGAGAAATACAAGGCTTGTGCCCTGATGATATTCGAAACCATCGAACTGGCATGTGAAGCTGTTCCGCTTCTGCGTGAAAGTCCTGTTTCAGCAGTTGAATTACTGGACAGAGACAGTATCCGATCAGTAGAAGACGATCCTGATGCCCCCGACTATTTCCGTACAATGCCCGAAACCGCTTGCGTGCTGCTGGTAGAAATACAGGCGAACGAAAAAGCGGATATGGATGCCCGAGAAACCGCTGTGCGAAAGGCTGTAGAAACGATCCCCACCATACAACCATACAGATTTACTTCCGACCCGAAAGAATATAATTTCAACTGGAAAGCCCGCAAAGGTCTGCTTTCTTCTGTCGGCGGCCTGCGCAAAACAGGGACAACCTGCATCATAGAGGACGTCGCTTTTCCTGTACCCCGTCTCGCGGAAGCATGTATTGCCCTGAAAGCCCTGTTCAAAAAATATGAATACCATGACGCAGTACTTTTCGGACATGCGCTGGAAGGCAATCTGCACCTGAATTTCTCACAGGATTTCAGCACACCGAGCGAAGTACAACGCTATGCAGATATGATGGACGAACTTGCGGATATCGTTGTCAACAAGTTTGACGGTTCACTCAAGGCCGAGCATGGAACAGGCCGCAATATGGCTCCTTTTGTGGAGAAAGAATGGGGCGAAGCTGCCTACAGGATAATGCTCCGCATAAAGAAGATATTCGACCCTTACCACCTTATCAACCCAGGCGTGGTAATCAATGAGAATCCGAAGATACATCTCGAGAACCTGAAACCGTTACCTGCCGTAAATGAAATCGTAGACAAGTGTATGGAGTGCGGTTTCTGCGAACCGAATTGTGTCTCGGAAGGCCTGACCTTATCGCCTCGCCAGCGTATCGTCATTGCCCGTGAAATATCAAGACTAAAAACACAAGGAGAGAATCCGGCACGGCTGAAACAAATGCTGCATGACGCAAAATATTATTCGGACGAAACCTGCGCAACCGATGGCCTTTGCGGGCTGATATGTCCTGTAAAGATAGATACGGGTAAGTTCGTAAAAGACCTGCGACATAACGAGGCTTCGGATACAGCCAAAAGTGTCGCTTCATATATAGGTAATCGCATGGCAGGAACGACTTCTCTGATGCGGGGCGGACTCAACTTCGTACATGCTTTCCACACCATATTGGGAGATACACTGATGGGAGGTATCGCATCAGCAATGAGAACCGCATCATTAAAGAACATTCCAAAATGGAACAAGGATATGCCAAGGGGCGCACACAAGATAAAAGACTCTGTAGTCAACGAGGGACAAGCCGATAAAGTCGTTTATTTTCCGTCCTGCATCAATCGCTCGATGGGCAAATCGAACGGTTATGAAAAAGGAGATGTGGAACTTACTCAAAAGACCAAAGAGCTACTCCAGCGCGCAGGCTTTACCATTATCTATCCCGAAGGCATCAACCATCTGTGCTGTGGCATGGCATTTAGCAGTAAAGGGCTGAAAGAGGAAGGCTCACGTAAATCGAAGGAACTGGAAGACGCATTATATAAAGCGTCTGAGGGAGGTAAATACCCCGTGCTATTTGATATGAGCCCGTGTTTCTATACTTTCCATGAGGCCTATACGAATAAAGACCTGAAGATATACGACCCTATAGAGTTTATGATCGACTTTGTAATGCCTAAGCTACAAGTCAATAACCCACGGGAAGTAGTAACTGTATTTCCGGTTTGCTCTGTTAAGAAAATCGGGATGGAACAAAAGTTGCTACAACTTGCTAAAATGTGCTCGAAAGAGGTTGCCTTTGTAGAAAGTAACTGCTGCGGATTTGCCGGAGACAGGGGCTTTACTTATCCCGAACTGAACAAGCACGGATTAAGGCATCTGTCCGAACAGGTTCCTGCCGACTGCAAAGACGGGTATTCTACCAGCCGCACCTGCGAGATAGGAATGAGTGAATACAGCGACATCAATTTTAAATCTATTTTTTATCTGATAGACGAAGTGACACGCTGA
- a CDS encoding DUF2007 domain-containing protein has protein sequence MGEMITVKTSNIPGELAVAKSYLEDNDIYCFLKDELINQVHPYAVGGIKLQVREEDAEEAIKLLLDGGFARKEDYEIPESTLFLVKWYEKITSWFGKK, from the coding sequence ATGGGCGAAATGATAACTGTAAAGACTTCTAATATTCCGGGGGAACTGGCTGTCGCGAAATCATATTTAGAAGATAATGATATTTATTGTTTTCTGAAGGATGAGTTGATAAATCAGGTTCATCCCTATGCCGTAGGCGGCATAAAGCTACAGGTAAGGGAAGAGGATGCGGAAGAGGCTATCAAACTTTTGCTTGATGGAGGCTTTGCCCGGAAAGAAGATTATGAAATACCTGAATCCACCTTGTTTTTGGTAAAATGGTATGAGAAAATAACCTCATGGTTTGGGAAGAAATAG
- a CDS encoding TolC family protein, with translation MIKKSCGAILLIIFVFNTNIAAQQLLSLEQCRQLAIENNKALKIASEQEKIAYYNKKDALTKFFPEIQFLGGYMHNQKNLHLISSSAIPSAIPLPVPIGEISSIPIPDNIRDGIWKMGEVDIKNIWAGGFNLTQPIFMGGKIIAYNDLRSYAEELAKTMKETQMTDVIVEVDNAYWQVVSVANKRKLAGAYVDLMKKMDSDISAMEQEGVVTKADRLSVNVKLNEAEMTLTKAENGLSLAKMLLTQICGLEISDEITLQDENLENLITNGENETIPNIEEALTNRTEIRSLELATKIYGKQEKIAQADFMPNLAFTANYLWTNPNLFDGFEKKFGGMWNVGVVLKVPLNFVSSSAKLNAAKAETRIKRFELAEAKEKITLQINQSVYKLNEANKKLASTQKNTEKADENLRYANVGFEEGVIAASDVMAAHTAWLAAHSDKIDAQIDIILCKIYLNKALGRKL, from the coding sequence ATGATTAAAAAAAGTTGTGGAGCGATTCTCCTTATTATATTCGTTTTCAACACAAACATTGCTGCACAGCAACTTCTTAGTCTGGAGCAATGCCGCCAATTGGCGATAGAAAACAATAAGGCATTGAAAATAGCATCGGAACAGGAAAAGATTGCATATTACAATAAGAAAGACGCATTAACCAAATTCTTTCCGGAAATACAATTTCTGGGAGGGTATATGCATAACCAGAAAAATCTGCATCTGATCTCATCTTCCGCCATACCCAGTGCAATCCCCTTGCCCGTACCTATTGGAGAAATATCTTCCATCCCTATTCCTGATAACATCAGGGATGGTATCTGGAAGATGGGAGAAGTAGATATAAAAAATATCTGGGCAGGAGGCTTCAACCTTACCCAACCGATATTTATGGGTGGAAAAATAATCGCTTATAACGATTTGCGCTCTTACGCCGAAGAACTTGCCAAAACAATGAAAGAAACCCAGATGACAGATGTAATCGTAGAAGTGGATAATGCATACTGGCAAGTAGTATCGGTTGCAAATAAAAGAAAATTAGCCGGGGCCTATGTGGATCTGATGAAAAAAATGGACTCTGACATTTCAGCTATGGAGCAAGAGGGCGTTGTAACTAAGGCCGACCGCTTATCCGTAAATGTAAAACTTAACGAAGCGGAGATGACACTTACCAAAGCAGAAAACGGGCTTAGTCTTGCCAAGATGCTGCTGACTCAAATATGCGGATTGGAAATCAGCGATGAAATCACGCTGCAAGATGAAAATCTCGAAAATTTGATCACCAATGGCGAAAATGAGACGATACCTAATATAGAGGAAGCATTAACCAACAGGACTGAAATCAGGAGCCTGGAACTGGCCACAAAAATATATGGCAAACAGGAAAAGATAGCACAGGCCGACTTTATGCCTAATCTGGCTTTTACAGCCAACTACCTTTGGACAAATCCGAATTTATTTGATGGTTTTGAGAAAAAATTCGGGGGAATGTGGAATGTCGGAGTGGTGCTAAAAGTTCCTCTGAATTTTGTTTCCAGTTCAGCAAAACTAAATGCAGCAAAAGCTGAAACCCGCATTAAACGATTTGAACTGGCTGAAGCAAAAGAGAAAATCACATTACAGATAAACCAGTCGGTATATAAGCTGAACGAAGCTAATAAGAAACTGGCATCTACACAAAAAAACACAGAAAAAGCCGATGAAAACCTGCGATATGCTAATGTAGGATTTGAGGAAGGCGTAATTGCGGCATCCGATGTAATGGCAGCGCATACAGCATGGCTCGCGGCCCACTCCGATAAGATAGATGCGCAAATAGATATCATCCTCTGCAAAATATATCTGAATAAAGCGTTAGGGCGAAAATTATAA
- the eno gene encoding phosphopyruvate hydratase, whose protein sequence is MRIEKIFAREILDSRGNPTIEVDVTLECGILGRAAVPSGASTGENEALELRDGDKKRYGGKGVTKAVDNVNKIIAPALLGESSLDQRGIDSKMLKLDGTKTKSKLGANAILGVSLAVAKAAANYLELPLYRYIGGTNTYTLPVPMMNIINGGSHSDAPIAFQEFMIRPIGAKSFKEGLRMGAEVFHALKKVLHDRGLSTAVGDEGGFAPALNGTEDALDSILKAIKDAGYKAGKDITIALDCAASEFFNRETKVYDYSKFEGKGGAKRKIADQVKFLKELTEKYPIDSIEDGMDESDWDGWKKLTDAIGDKVQLVGDDLFVTNVDFLQKGIESGCANSILIKVNQIGTLSETLDAIEMAHRAGYTSVTSHRSGETEDATIADIAVATNSGQIKTGSLSRTDRMAKYNQLLRIEEELGDKAVYGWKRVQRKK, encoded by the coding sequence ATGAGAATCGAGAAAATTTTCGCACGTGAAATCTTGGATTCAAGAGGAAATCCTACAATTGAAGTTGATGTAACCCTTGAATGCGGTATCCTTGGCCGCGCTGCTGTACCGTCAGGTGCTTCAACAGGAGAAAACGAAGCTTTGGAACTTCGCGATGGTGACAAAAAACGTTATGGAGGTAAAGGTGTAACTAAAGCCGTAGATAATGTAAACAAAATAATAGCTCCTGCCTTACTAGGCGAATCTTCTCTTGACCAAAGAGGAATCGACAGCAAAATGCTTAAACTGGACGGAACTAAAACCAAATCTAAACTTGGTGCCAACGCTATTCTTGGTGTTTCTCTTGCTGTAGCTAAAGCTGCTGCTAACTATCTTGAACTTCCTTTGTATCGCTATATCGGTGGTACTAATACTTATACACTACCTGTACCGATGATGAACATCATCAATGGTGGTTCTCACTCTGATGCTCCTATCGCATTTCAGGAATTTATGATTCGTCCTATAGGTGCAAAATCATTCAAAGAAGGTTTGAGAATGGGTGCTGAAGTATTCCATGCATTGAAAAAAGTGCTTCACGACCGCGGACTAAGCACAGCAGTAGGTGATGAGGGTGGTTTCGCTCCAGCTCTTAATGGAACTGAGGATGCATTGGATTCTATCCTTAAAGCAATCAAAGATGCAGGTTACAAAGCCGGAAAAGATATCACTATTGCTCTTGACTGTGCTGCTTCTGAATTCTTCAACAGAGAAACTAAAGTTTACGACTATAGCAAATTTGAAGGAAAAGGCGGTGCAAAACGCAAAATTGCAGATCAGGTTAAATTCCTTAAAGAACTGACTGAAAAATACCCTATCGACTCTATCGAAGACGGTATGGACGAAAGTGACTGGGATGGCTGGAAAAAACTTACTGATGCTATCGGTGACAAAGTTCAGCTAGTAGGAGACGACTTGTTCGTAACTAACGTAGACTTCCTTCAAAAAGGTATCGAAAGCGGATGTGCTAACTCTATCCTTATCAAAGTAAACCAAATCGGTACACTTTCCGAAACATTGGATGCTATAGAAATGGCTCACCGTGCAGGATATACAAGCGTAACATCTCACCGTTCGGGTGAAACAGAAGATGCTACTATTGCTGACATCGCCGTTGCTACTAACTCAGGACAGATCAAAACAGGTTCTCTTAGCCGCACAGACCGTATGGCTAAATATAATCAGCTTCTTCGTATCGAAGAAGAACTTGGCGACAAAGCTGTTTATGGCTGGAAACGCGTTCAACGCAAAAAATAA
- a CDS encoding ABC transporter permease produces the protein MKKLLLDIYYVWINELKVVFKDGAVILLFFIVPLAYPVLYSFIYNNETVHEVKVVVVDDSNSVLSREFKRKVDATADVKIIGYATDMEEAREAMRRKEAYGIMYIPRDFSKNINTQQQTQISVFSDMSSLLFYKAMLLSATEVSLDMGADIRVAETGGGSQEEDAATRQTVENQWVTMYNPQNGFASFLVPAILILIIQQTLILGIATIVGTHNDKKRFTIASHTAEGKSVHPLKLTIGKAFCYASLYMLISVWVLRVIPYIFKFPQIGDPFTIAAFLMPFLLAATFFAMTLSYFCSQREFGMMLFVFTSVLFIFISGISWPWTAIPEPLKAIAYIAPSTPGIHGFIKINTMGATLSDVWFEYIALWIQAGIYCITAVFMYKWWIQNYDPEYRGMVRK, from the coding sequence ATGAAGAAATTACTGCTCGATATATATTATGTTTGGATCAATGAACTAAAGGTTGTCTTCAAAGATGGAGCCGTCATACTCCTGTTCTTCATTGTGCCTCTCGCCTACCCTGTTTTATATAGTTTTATATATAATAACGAGACTGTACATGAAGTCAAAGTGGTAGTCGTAGACGATTCCAACTCGGTCTTATCCCGTGAATTCAAACGAAAAGTAGATGCTACAGCCGATGTGAAGATTATCGGATATGCAACCGATATGGAAGAAGCGCGGGAAGCCATGAGAAGGAAAGAGGCATACGGCATCATGTATATCCCGAGAGATTTCAGCAAAAATATAAACACACAGCAACAAACACAGATCAGTGTATTCTCCGACATGAGCAGTCTGCTGTTTTATAAAGCTATGCTCTTAAGTGCAACAGAGGTATCCCTCGATATGGGAGCCGATATACGGGTTGCAGAAACAGGCGGAGGCAGTCAGGAAGAAGATGCCGCAACACGTCAGACTGTAGAAAACCAGTGGGTAACGATGTATAATCCGCAAAATGGCTTTGCCAGTTTCCTTGTTCCGGCGATTTTAATATTGATTATACAACAGACGCTGATATTAGGCATAGCTACTATCGTAGGCACTCATAACGACAAGAAACGTTTTACCATCGCCTCCCATACTGCAGAAGGTAAAAGTGTCCATCCATTAAAACTGACAATAGGGAAAGCTTTCTGCTATGCCTCGCTCTACATGCTTATATCTGTATGGGTACTGAGAGTTATCCCTTACATTTTCAAATTCCCTCAGATAGGCGACCCTTTCACTATAGCTGCATTTCTGATGCCGTTTCTGCTAGCTGCAACATTCTTTGCCATGACATTGTCATACTTCTGCTCTCAACGGGAATTTGGCATGATGTTGTTCGTATTCACCAGTGTACTTTTTATATTCATCTCCGGCATATCATGGCCATGGACGGCAATTCCCGAACCTCTAAAGGCAATTGCCTATATAGCTCCATCTACACCGGGCATTCACGGTTTTATAAAGATAAATACAATGGGAGCGACATTAAGCGACGTCTGGTTCGAATATATCGCGTTGTGGATACAGGCCGGAATATATTGCATCACCGCAGTATTCATGTATAAGTGGTGGATACAAAATTACGACCCGGAATACAGGGGAATGGTTAGAAAGTAA